The Acidobacteriota bacterium genome has a segment encoding these proteins:
- a CDS encoding nucleotidyltransferase family protein, whose product MSLAQLAGQRGRLMAALLAGAWRSSPPELQTLAEELPALTRMVMESGAASLVWRRVRHCESLDSRVAQELRQAYRHSTIQGDLHQHEIKQVFTLLRSAGVEPVLVKGLAAALLYPEPGLRPSGDIDLCVHPAQYQTATVALDDWTDHQFAVDLHDGFSSLDRGSADDLYDRSQLISLGEVNVRVLAPEDHLRVLCIHFLRHGAFRPLWLCDIAAAVESRPADFDWERCLGTDRRRRDWVACTIGLAHQLLEARVGDTPVERRSKNLPRWLIPSVLKQWDAPNTMNHGVMKHRAAMADYLRNPLGVFKDIRNRWPNPIEATVYVGGPFNELPRWPFQIGECIARTAKFVVRLPRLMTQRRNP is encoded by the coding sequence ATGTCTTTGGCTCAACTCGCCGGGCAGCGCGGTCGACTAATGGCAGCGCTGCTGGCTGGAGCCTGGCGAAGCTCTCCGCCGGAGCTTCAGACGCTCGCCGAAGAGCTACCCGCGCTTACACGCATGGTGATGGAATCCGGAGCGGCGTCACTGGTGTGGCGGCGAGTGCGTCACTGCGAATCGCTCGATTCTCGAGTCGCTCAAGAACTTCGGCAAGCATATCGCCACTCGACGATTCAAGGAGACCTACACCAGCATGAGATCAAGCAGGTGTTCACGCTTCTTCGTTCGGCGGGCGTAGAACCGGTGTTAGTCAAGGGGCTGGCAGCGGCTCTCTTGTATCCGGAACCAGGTCTGCGGCCCTCGGGTGATATCGACCTGTGCGTTCACCCGGCTCAATACCAGACCGCAACCGTAGCTCTAGACGACTGGACGGACCATCAATTCGCGGTAGATCTTCACGACGGATTCTCGAGCCTTGATCGGGGAAGTGCAGACGACCTGTACGACCGTTCTCAGTTGATAAGCCTCGGAGAAGTGAATGTTCGCGTGCTGGCGCCCGAAGACCACCTCCGGGTGCTTTGTATACATTTCCTGCGGCACGGCGCGTTCCGTCCCCTGTGGCTTTGTGATATAGCTGCGGCAGTGGAATCGCGGCCGGCAGACTTCGATTGGGAGCGTTGCTTAGGGACGGATCGCCGGAGACGTGATTGGGTTGCATGCACTATCGGATTGGCGCACCAACTGCTCGAAGCGCGGGTGGGCGATACGCCGGTAGAGCGCAGGTCCAAGAATCTGCCGAGATGGTTGATCCCAAGTGTTCTGAAACAATGGGACGCGCCAAACACGATGAATCATGGAGTGATGAAACACCGAGCCGCAATGGCGGACTATCTTCGCAACCCCTTGGGTGTATTTAAGGATATTCGTAACCGGTGGCCGAACCCGATCGAAGCGACGGTCTACGTAGGCGGACCTTTCAATGAACTTCCGCGATGGCCGTTTCAAATCGGCGAATGCATCGCCCGCACTGCGAAGTTTGTTGTGCGGCTGCCACGGTTGATGACTCAACGAAGAAACCCCTAG
- a CDS encoding O-antigen ligase family protein: MSTKSDSIRNPQSAIRNAVDRSIAIGLMVTVVFTSLALGTVEAWSVAIFELIVLVLVLLWAAKAVLDKKLEIRIPSPALPLGAFVLLGLAQSIAITGSGGQTSSLSKDVEATRGAVAVIFFLFICFLIAANFFTSPERLRTLANFLIIFGLALAVFALIQHFTWEGKLFWVRPTAAIGAGTGGPFVNRNHFAGYMEMLIPIPLALALSRRAQLESRLFYGFAAAIMGLAEAASLSRGGMISLVAGVFFIALMTLRRKHRASEDGRRSSLILNPATVIVMIVGAIIIGVVWIGADSDILRRMIGDPLTSNAAMDRQGIWADTLRMFRANPILGVGLGAFETVYPIYGRGDGSLLVQFAHNDYLQVLSDGGVVAGAIAVWFIVAVARTVAEAMKSSAPLLRALGLGTAAGIFALLVHSLFDFNLQIPSNALLFLILSAIASSAAAAVGPGGIERSPRGMTDDGRPNDRMTDDRRATTVTGRLSSVILGMMAGNGRSNNGRR; encoded by the coding sequence ATGAGTACGAAGTCCGATTCAATCCGCAATCCGCAATCCGCAATCCGCAATGCCGTTGACAGGTCGATCGCCATCGGTTTGATGGTCACGGTGGTCTTTACTTCGCTCGCGCTCGGCACCGTAGAAGCCTGGTCGGTTGCGATCTTTGAACTGATCGTCCTGGTTCTGGTGTTGCTATGGGCTGCGAAGGCGGTCCTCGACAAAAAACTCGAGATTAGAATTCCATCGCCCGCCCTGCCCCTCGGCGCGTTTGTGTTGCTCGGCTTGGCGCAGAGCATTGCGATTACCGGGAGCGGAGGCCAGACCAGCAGCTTGTCGAAGGATGTCGAAGCGACCCGCGGCGCGGTAGCGGTGATCTTCTTTCTCTTCATTTGTTTTTTGATCGCCGCGAATTTTTTTACCAGTCCCGAGCGGCTGCGCACGCTGGCAAACTTCTTGATCATCTTCGGGCTGGCACTTGCGGTGTTCGCGCTGATTCAACACTTCACCTGGGAAGGGAAACTTTTCTGGGTGCGGCCCACGGCCGCGATTGGAGCCGGCACCGGCGGGCCGTTCGTGAATCGCAATCATTTTGCCGGATACATGGAGATGTTGATCCCGATACCGCTCGCGCTTGCGTTGTCCCGGCGCGCGCAACTCGAATCGCGGCTGTTCTACGGCTTTGCGGCGGCGATCATGGGCCTCGCCGAAGCCGCCTCCCTATCACGCGGCGGCATGATCAGCCTAGTGGCCGGAGTGTTCTTCATCGCCCTGATGACGCTGCGACGCAAACACCGGGCGTCAGAAGACGGCCGAAGGTCTTCGCTCATACTTAATCCCGCGACGGTGATCGTCATGATTGTCGGGGCGATCATCATCGGCGTCGTATGGATCGGCGCGGACTCTGACATCCTGAGACGCATGATCGGCGATCCCCTGACGAGCAACGCCGCGATGGACCGGCAGGGGATCTGGGCTGACACTCTCCGGATGTTTCGCGCTAACCCGATACTTGGCGTAGGACTCGGAGCATTTGAAACGGTCTATCCAATCTATGGGCGAGGCGATGGCTCGCTTCTGGTTCAGTTCGCGCACAACGATTATCTGCAAGTGTTATCCGACGGCGGCGTGGTAGCCGGGGCAATCGCGGTGTGGTTCATCGTTGCAGTCGCGCGGACTGTGGCGGAGGCCATGAAATCGTCCGCCCCGCTGCTGAGAGCCCTCGGCCTGGGAACCGCAGCCGGCATCTTCGCGCTCCTGGTGCACAGTCTGTTTGATTTCAATCTGCAGATACCATCCAATGCTTTGTTGTTTTTGATTCTTTCCGCCATCGCGTCCTCGGCGGCCGCAGCGGTTGGCCCCGGCGGAATAGAACGCAGTCCCCGCGGGATGACGGATGACGGACGACCGAATGACCGAATGACCGACGACCGACGAGCGACGACCGTCACCGGTCGCCTGTCGTCCGTCATTCTTGGTATGATGGCCGGGAACGGGAGGAGCAATAATGGCAGGCGATAG
- a CDS encoding polysaccharide biosynthesis tyrosine autokinase encodes MAGDRVEIEKVEPLDEAALVRPHYPAAPGYPEMPAYGYGYGYGDEEEGLHLRELWRTIRKRKWLIAIIAVIITTLVTIEAYSTKSTYRASAFIELGKDSPAVRSATNGVVIQTDDADIYYPQLAINTHLFRLMSEPLLEDVVADLKLDQNPKFAESSRRSFLEAVQAILNRATFKNQEGDPPAKVGALTPDADISLARPKEESARLAPYVSMIQGGLQAEQVKETRTLKVTFTHTDPVLAAAVANGVAQDFINKTFEGKTEKFTSASKWLDTTTRELKAKVESAEQDLADYSKTHNIFSTEGKGETLTTDKLSRLHEQATRSETERILKQSVYEEVKAGRVAELPAAFSDPKLIALQNKLDELLATGEKLDLKYGPDYPQVIETRLQIKTTRAQLESSRKALEGKLKAEYELALRDERSLKIALGHAKGEAVQQNQDAIQYNIIKQEVDTAKGLYTDFLQKTSQAKVEVAQQHNNMRLIQPARAPGGPVGPARFRMIMIGFFLSLVGGVGLAYFLEYLDNTIKTVDDVGRYVRLPALGVIPAIQGHMPAKLRASRNGKKLAASNGSNNPAPEFPYSSESLALIDNRSTAAEAYRVVRTSMLLSTAGNPPKTVLVTSGQPGEGKTTTVVNTAISLAQLGASVLIIDCDLRKPAAHKVFGIDQTKGLSTYLSREMEVDSLIHKLQIPNLSLLPCGPIPPNPAELISSERMKNLLLLLAERYDHILIDSPPLIHVTDPVILSSLVDGVILVVHGGKSSRSVVQRARQELSSVGAKVFGVVLNNVDMRREGYDEYYYQRYYSNYGEKDDGRMTDDG; translated from the coding sequence ATGGCAGGCGATAGAGTCGAAATCGAAAAGGTTGAGCCTCTCGATGAAGCTGCGCTTGTGCGGCCGCATTATCCGGCCGCGCCGGGCTACCCGGAGATGCCCGCTTACGGCTATGGGTACGGCTACGGCGACGAGGAAGAGGGGCTGCATCTGCGCGAGCTCTGGCGCACGATTCGAAAGCGGAAATGGCTGATCGCCATCATCGCGGTCATCATCACCACTCTGGTAACCATCGAAGCTTACAGTACGAAATCAACCTACCGCGCATCGGCGTTCATAGAGCTCGGTAAGGACTCGCCTGCCGTCAGGTCAGCGACCAACGGGGTCGTCATCCAGACTGACGATGCGGACATTTATTACCCCCAGCTTGCCATCAATACTCACCTGTTTCGTCTGATGAGCGAGCCTCTTCTAGAGGACGTCGTCGCCGATCTCAAGCTCGATCAGAACCCGAAGTTCGCCGAGTCGTCGAGGCGATCCTTCCTGGAAGCGGTGCAGGCGATTCTGAACAGAGCTACTTTTAAGAATCAGGAGGGAGACCCCCCGGCCAAAGTCGGGGCGTTGACCCCGGACGCCGACATTTCGCTGGCCCGCCCTAAAGAAGAGAGCGCGCGGCTCGCCCCCTACGTCTCGATGATTCAGGGTGGTTTGCAGGCTGAGCAGGTCAAAGAAACGCGAACGCTCAAGGTGACTTTCACTCACACCGACCCGGTGCTTGCGGCTGCCGTGGCGAACGGCGTGGCGCAGGACTTCATCAACAAGACCTTCGAGGGCAAAACCGAGAAGTTCACCAGCGCTTCGAAGTGGCTGGACACCACGACTCGCGAGCTCAAGGCCAAGGTCGAGAGCGCCGAACAAGACCTGGCCGACTATTCAAAAACACACAATATCTTTTCGACTGAAGGCAAGGGCGAGACGCTGACTACCGACAAGCTGTCGCGCCTGCACGAGCAAGCCACTCGCTCGGAGACCGAACGCATACTGAAGCAGTCGGTGTACGAAGAAGTGAAGGCGGGCCGAGTGGCCGAATTGCCGGCGGCGTTCTCTGATCCCAAGCTCATTGCCCTTCAAAACAAGCTGGACGAGTTACTGGCAACCGGTGAGAAGCTGGACCTGAAATACGGACCGGACTACCCGCAGGTCATCGAGACCCGGCTTCAGATCAAGACTACCAGGGCGCAGCTTGAATCGAGTCGAAAGGCGCTTGAAGGCAAGCTAAAGGCGGAATACGAACTGGCGCTGCGCGATGAGAGGTCATTGAAGATCGCGCTCGGGCACGCGAAAGGCGAGGCTGTTCAGCAGAACCAGGACGCAATTCAATACAACATAATCAAGCAGGAAGTTGACACTGCGAAGGGGCTGTACACTGACTTCCTGCAAAAGACCAGTCAGGCAAAAGTCGAAGTCGCGCAGCAACACAACAATATGCGATTGATTCAACCGGCGCGCGCGCCGGGCGGGCCGGTGGGCCCGGCGCGGTTTCGGATGATAATGATCGGATTCTTCCTGAGCCTGGTCGGCGGAGTGGGGCTGGCCTACTTTCTCGAATACCTTGACAACACGATCAAGACGGTCGACGACGTTGGCCGCTACGTGCGGCTCCCCGCCCTCGGAGTGATTCCGGCGATACAAGGGCATATGCCTGCCAAGCTTCGCGCGAGCAGGAATGGCAAGAAGCTGGCCGCCAGTAATGGATCGAACAACCCAGCGCCGGAGTTTCCATATAGCTCCGAAAGTCTGGCGCTGATCGACAATCGCTCAACGGCCGCCGAAGCGTATCGAGTGGTCAGAACTTCGATGTTGCTATCAACTGCCGGCAACCCGCCGAAAACGGTGTTGGTTACCAGCGGGCAGCCAGGAGAAGGCAAGACTACAACGGTGGTTAACACCGCGATCTCGCTCGCGCAGCTCGGGGCGTCGGTGCTGATAATCGACTGCGATCTGCGAAAGCCCGCTGCGCACAAGGTTTTCGGTATCGATCAAACAAAGGGACTGTCGACTTACCTCTCGCGCGAGATGGAGGTCGATAGCCTGATACACAAACTACAGATACCCAATCTATCACTGCTCCCTTGCGGCCCGATTCCTCCCAACCCGGCTGAGCTGATCAGCTCCGAGAGGATGAAGAATCTGCTGCTGTTGCTTGCCGAACGCTACGATCACATACTGATCGACTCGCCGCCGCTGATACACGTAACCGACCCGGTGATCCTGTCCAGCCTGGTCGATGGCGTCATCCTGGTAGTGCACGGCGGAAAGAGCTCCCGCAGCGTTGTGCAACGCGCCCGTCAGGAGTTGTCGAGCGTCGGGGCGAAAGTTTTCGGCGTCGTGCTCAACAACGTTGACATGCGTCGCGAAGGCTACGACGAGTATTACTATCAGCGCTATTACTCCAACTACGGAGAGAAGGATGACGGACGGATGACGGATGACGGATGA
- the asnB gene encoding asparagine synthase (glutamine-hydrolyzing), with translation MCGLVAFFAYHPVAPEISREELRIVRDHMDTRGPDGLGEWFSSDGRVGLGHRRLSIIDLSKAASQPMTNEDGTIQLVFNGEIYNYQALREKLIRQGHTFRSHADSEVLVHLYEERGEEMVHDLRGMFAFALWDARRNALLLARDPYGIKPLYYADDGWTVRAASQVKALLEGEHVSLLPEPAGIAGFYLTGSVPEPFTIYQEIRSVPAGSMMWVNDHGASQAKAYFSIAQVFHDARTEGTRLSESELKEVVHDALLDSVRHHLIADVPVSAFLSAGIDSGTIVGLAREAGAEDLKTVTLAFEEYRSTHDDEAPLAREVAHLYGTDHRTRPLDETEFQSELPTILSVMDQPSIDGINAYFISKAAAEIGVKVALSGLGGDELFSGYPSFRDLPQWVGSSRLAAHVPGLGKLTRAILSHLIPRNKSPKMAGMIEYGGTYPGAYLLRRGLFMPWELKDVVGEEMAAEGLRRLAPMRLIEAAMDPDPGTPYSRVAALEASLYMRNQLLRDTDWASMAHSVEVRVPLVDAALLKALAPALSCHPWLANKMLLSQIAEPPLPLGVSQRRKTGFNVPLNQWIERNNKLDVWRRLPVLTRPGTHWARRWAYTSVSLGMTQ, from the coding sequence ATGTGCGGTCTAGTAGCTTTCTTCGCGTATCATCCCGTCGCTCCTGAGATCAGCCGGGAAGAACTGCGCATAGTCCGCGATCACATGGACACTCGCGGACCAGACGGCTTGGGCGAGTGGTTTTCATCTGACGGCCGGGTCGGACTCGGCCATCGCCGCCTTTCGATCATCGATCTCTCCAAAGCCGCCAGCCAGCCGATGACCAACGAGGATGGAACCATCCAACTCGTATTCAACGGCGAGATCTACAACTATCAAGCCCTCCGCGAGAAGCTCATTCGTCAAGGGCACACGTTCCGCTCTCACGCCGACTCCGAAGTGCTCGTTCATCTCTACGAAGAGCGCGGAGAAGAGATGGTCCACGACCTGCGCGGCATGTTCGCGTTCGCTCTGTGGGACGCCAGGCGAAACGCGTTGCTGCTGGCGCGCGATCCCTATGGCATCAAGCCGCTTTACTACGCCGACGATGGCTGGACAGTGCGCGCCGCTTCTCAGGTTAAAGCCCTGCTCGAAGGCGAGCACGTTTCGTTGCTCCCTGAGCCCGCGGGTATCGCCGGCTTTTATCTCACCGGCAGCGTCCCCGAGCCCTTCACCATCTATCAGGAGATTCGCTCTGTCCCCGCCGGCAGCATGATGTGGGTGAATGATCACGGCGCTTCCCAGGCGAAGGCCTACTTTTCGATAGCCCAGGTATTCCACGATGCGCGAACCGAAGGCACGCGCTTAAGCGAATCCGAGCTTAAGGAGGTTGTCCACGACGCGCTGTTGGACTCGGTCCGCCATCATCTGATCGCGGACGTGCCGGTCAGCGCTTTTCTTTCAGCCGGAATCGATTCAGGCACCATTGTCGGGCTGGCTCGTGAAGCGGGCGCCGAAGACTTGAAAACCGTGACTCTGGCATTCGAGGAATATCGCAGCACTCACGACGATGAAGCGCCGCTCGCAAGAGAAGTGGCGCACCTCTACGGCACCGATCATCGCACGCGCCCGTTGGACGAGACCGAGTTTCAGAGCGAGTTGCCAACGATCCTCTCGGTGATGGATCAGCCGTCGATCGACGGGATCAATGCTTACTTCATCAGCAAAGCGGCCGCCGAGATCGGAGTGAAAGTCGCATTGTCGGGATTGGGCGGGGACGAATTGTTCAGCGGCTACCCATCATTTCGAGACTTGCCCCAATGGGTTGGTAGTTCACGGCTCGCGGCACACGTGCCGGGGCTCGGCAAGCTTACACGGGCAATACTCTCTCACCTTATACCGCGCAATAAGTCGCCGAAGATGGCCGGGATGATCGAATACGGCGGCACCTATCCGGGCGCGTATCTATTACGCCGCGGGCTTTTCATGCCCTGGGAGTTGAAGGACGTTGTGGGGGAAGAGATGGCTGCCGAGGGGCTTCGCCGTCTTGCGCCAATGCGGTTGATTGAGGCCGCGATGGATCCCGATCCCGGGACGCCATATTCGCGAGTCGCCGCGCTCGAGGCGTCTTTATACATGCGCAACCAGCTTCTGCGCGACACCGACTGGGCGAGCATGGCGCACTCGGTCGAAGTTCGAGTGCCCCTGGTCGACGCCGCTTTGCTGAAGGCTCTCGCGCCGGCTCTGTCATGTCATCCCTGGCTTGCCAACAAGATGCTGTTGTCGCAAATCGCGGAGCCGCCCTTGCCGTTGGGTGTGAGCCAGCGCAGGAAGACCGGCTTCAACGTGCCGCTCAATCAGTGGATCGAGCGAAACAACAAGCTTGATGTGTGGCGAAGACTCCCCGTGCTAACCAGGCCGGGAACGCATTGGGCCCGGCGGTGGGCGTACACGTCGGTCTCGCTGGGGATGACGCAATGA
- a CDS encoding glycosyltransferase family 4 protein, translated as MKILALMPDAYRGFGGIAQYNRDLLDTLLALDRVVQVVSLTRHYPDPDSGLKPPPEKLVQHFCASSSARYVLAALRHGLSLNPDVILCGHINLLPVAALLKRLTRSSLILEVYGIEAWERRRGLRSWGTKQVDLAIAISRFTRERLIRWSGLDPHRIKIVPNAVHLDRYSSGDKPGYLVERYGVEGKRVLLTVGRLPGHERYKGQDRIIALLPKLAVEFPNLVYLIVGDGSDRARLEAMVATLGLEEHVIFAGRIREDEKIDHYNLADAFAMPSTSEGFGFVFLEAAACGVPVLGGRNDGSRDALVDGRLGVMVDAENPGELLKGLEEILKREKCVPDCIKPFGFPRFQKQVEELVGTTADR; from the coding sequence ATGAAGATACTTGCGCTGATGCCTGATGCGTACCGCGGATTCGGTGGCATCGCCCAGTACAATCGAGACCTGCTGGACACGCTCTTAGCCTTGGACCGTGTCGTCCAGGTTGTCTCGCTGACGCGGCATTACCCCGACCCTGATTCAGGACTTAAGCCGCCTCCGGAAAAACTCGTGCAGCACTTCTGTGCCAGCAGTTCGGCGCGCTACGTGTTGGCGGCCTTGAGACACGGATTGAGCCTAAATCCGGACGTTATTCTATGCGGGCATATCAATCTGCTTCCGGTTGCCGCACTGCTCAAGAGGCTCACACGCAGCTCCTTGATATTGGAGGTGTACGGCATCGAAGCCTGGGAACGCCGCCGTGGACTCCGCTCGTGGGGCACGAAGCAAGTGGACCTCGCGATAGCCATCAGCCGCTTTACACGCGAGCGGCTCATTCGCTGGTCGGGACTCGATCCACACCGAATAAAAATCGTTCCCAACGCAGTACACCTCGATCGATACTCGAGTGGCGACAAACCCGGCTATCTAGTCGAGCGTTACGGGGTCGAGGGCAAACGGGTGCTGCTCACGGTCGGGAGGCTTCCGGGCCACGAGCGCTACAAAGGGCAAGACCGAATCATCGCGCTGCTTCCGAAGCTGGCCGTCGAATTCCCTAATCTCGTTTACCTGATCGTCGGCGACGGGAGCGATCGCGCTCGGCTCGAAGCGATGGTGGCGACGCTGGGTCTCGAGGAGCACGTAATCTTCGCTGGCCGGATTCGCGAAGACGAGAAGATCGATCACTACAATTTGGCGGACGCGTTTGCGATGCCGAGCACCAGCGAGGGATTCGGCTTCGTGTTTCTGGAAGCAGCCGCCTGCGGCGTGCCAGTGTTAGGCGGAAGGAACGACGGCAGCCGGGATGCGCTGGTTGACGGGCGTCTGGGCGTGATGGTCGATGCCGAAAACCCTGGCGAGTTACTGAAGGGGCTGGAAGAAATATTGAAACGGGAGAAGTGCGTGCCTGATTGTATCAAGCCGTTCGGATTCCCGAGGTTCCAGAAGCAGGTGGAAGAGCTGGTGGGAACGACGGCCGACCGATGA
- a CDS encoding four helix bundle protein has protein sequence MTYKFQKLETYQLALDYLDLLYELTARLPRSEEYNLKSQMPRAGTSIVLNIAEGSTSQTDPEQLRFLGMALRSFVETVAWQDVIERRKYLSGEDLRPARELGEKLFAKIQAMRRALKIDR, from the coding sequence ATGACCTACAAGTTCCAGAAGCTCGAGACCTATCAGTTGGCGCTGGACTATTTGGATCTCCTATACGAGTTAACAGCTCGCTTGCCCCGCAGCGAGGAGTACAACCTGAAGTCGCAAATGCCTCGCGCGGGGACTTCGATTGTGCTGAACATTGCTGAAGGTTCTACTAGCCAGACCGATCCAGAGCAGTTGCGCTTCCTGGGAATGGCTTTGCGCTCTTTCGTTGAAACGGTCGCCTGGCAGGATGTGATCGAGAGGCGAAAGTACTTGAGCGGTGAAGATCTTCGGCCAGCTCGGGAGCTTGGCGAGAAACTATTCGCAAAGATCCAAGCGATGAGGAGAGCGCTGAAGATCGACCGTTGA
- a CDS encoding ABC transporter permease: protein MNEIIIEPGRSLKHYWRELWAYRELFYFLAWRDIAVRYKQTVIGIAWSLIRPFLTMVVFTVVFEKLAKLPSEGNAPYPILVFAAMLPWQFFSNALTASSNSLVGSASMISKVYFPRLAIPVSSVIATFVDFLISFAMLLVLMAWFQFAPSWRMLMLPLLTLLAVGAAMGAGLWFGSLNVKYRDFSHIVPFVVQFGTYASPVGYSTNIVPAKWRLLYSLNPMVGVIDGFRWAIIGGDAELYLPGFLLSIGLVTLMLASGIWYFRKTERTFADVI from the coding sequence ATGAACGAAATCATCATCGAACCAGGCCGAAGCCTGAAACACTACTGGCGTGAACTCTGGGCTTACCGCGAGCTGTTCTACTTTCTAGCCTGGCGAGACATCGCCGTGCGCTACAAGCAGACGGTCATCGGCATAGCCTGGAGCCTGATTCGCCCCTTTCTCACGATGGTGGTGTTCACGGTCGTCTTTGAAAAGCTGGCGAAGCTCCCTTCGGAGGGCAACGCGCCTTATCCCATTCTGGTTTTTGCGGCGATGCTGCCGTGGCAGTTCTTCTCCAACGCGCTCACCGCAAGCAGCAACAGCCTTGTCGGCAGCGCGAGCATGATCTCAAAGGTCTACTTTCCGCGTCTGGCGATCCCGGTAAGCTCGGTCATCGCCACCTTCGTCGACTTTCTCATTTCGTTCGCGATGTTGCTGGTGTTGATGGCGTGGTTTCAGTTTGCTCCAAGCTGGCGAATGCTCATGTTACCCCTGCTCACGCTGCTCGCGGTTGGGGCGGCGATGGGAGCGGGCTTGTGGTTCGGGTCGCTCAACGTCAAGTATCGCGACTTCAGCCACATCGTTCCGTTCGTTGTGCAATTCGGGACCTACGCCTCGCCTGTCGGCTACAGCACCAACATCGTGCCGGCGAAGTGGCGTTTGCTTTATTCCTTGAACCCGATGGTAGGGGTGATCGACGGATTCCGCTGGGCGATCATTGGCGGAGACGCTGAGCTTTACTTACCGGGCTTTTTGCTATCGATTGGTCTTGTGACGTTGATGTTGGCAAGCGGCATCTGGTATTTCAGAAAGACTGAACGCACGTTCGCGGATGTGATTTGA
- a CDS encoding DUF4258 domain-containing protein codes for MTDPRCGHPSSVAGRPSFGVRQNRIILTIHAIEEMDADDLLKVDLEHCILNGEIVARQWDSNFKDYKYILDGETLAGEEIEVVANLKSDKIIIITTYLL; via the coding sequence TTGACCGACCCACGCTGCGGTCATCCGTCTTCGGTCGCCGGTCGCCCTAGCTTCGGCGTCAGGCAAAATCGGATCATCCTGACCATTCATGCAATTGAAGAAATGGACGCTGATGACCTGCTGAAAGTAGACCTTGAGCATTGCATCCTGAACGGCGAGATCGTCGCCCGTCAGTGGGACAGCAATTTTAAGGACTACAAATATATCCTTGACGGTGAGACACTAGCCGGCGAGGAAATCGAAGTCGTGGCCAATCTCAAAAGCGACAAGATAATCATCATCACTACCTACCTGCTATGA
- a CDS encoding YgiT-type zinc finger protein produces the protein MKRKKRARDVECALCGQRTARVVLTPKVFGRGARRVLIENIPVYHCRNCHSQYVDGRTMDAIDEIRKNPSAWSRKETIATAALAA, from the coding sequence ATGAAAAGAAAGAAGAGGGCCCGTGATGTCGAATGCGCCTTGTGCGGTCAGCGCACGGCTAGAGTCGTGCTGACCCCGAAAGTGTTTGGGCGCGGCGCACGGCGCGTGCTGATCGAAAACATCCCGGTGTACCACTGCCGGAATTGTCACAGTCAGTACGTTGACGGCCGCACGATGGACGCGATTGACGAAATCAGAAAGAACCCTTCTGCCTGGAGTCGGAAAGAGACTATTGCCACAGCCGCGCTAGCAGCGTGA